A genomic stretch from Bacillus sp. E(2018) includes:
- a CDS encoding DUF5668 domain-containing protein encodes MKQRNTFSGIILLGIGLFYLANRMNIELLQPYLTWPSILIIIGIALLFQSGAGKDSSSIFSGVFLTGLGIHFHAAAKVATWPEPLQVIVLLAGVSFLIQYRKTKEGLIPGLLLSLLALWLLFFKSNTPSVENIFVKAEDFWPIILMVIGAYLMFFKKK; translated from the coding sequence ATGAAACAAAGAAACACATTCAGCGGCATCATTTTACTCGGAATTGGATTATTCTATTTGGCAAATAGAATGAATATTGAACTGCTTCAACCGTATCTGACTTGGCCAAGTATACTTATCATCATCGGTATAGCTCTTCTTTTTCAATCTGGTGCCGGAAAAGATTCTTCAAGTATTTTCTCAGGTGTATTCTTGACTGGGTTAGGCATCCACTTTCATGCTGCTGCAAAAGTGGCGACATGGCCAGAGCCACTACAAGTTATTGTTTTACTTGCAGGCGTATCATTTTTGATTCAGTATCGAAAAACGAAAGAGGGTCTTATTCCTGGGTTATTGCTATCCCTTTTGGCTTTATGGTTGCTCTTCTTTAAGAGTAATACCCCTTCTGTAGAAAATATATTTGTTAAAGCTGAAGATTTTTGGCCCATTATTTTAATGGTTATAGGTGCTTACCTTATGTTCTTTAAAAAGAAATAG
- the hemA gene encoding glutamyl-tRNA reductase, translated as MHILVVGLNYKTAPVEIREKVSFQPAELTDAISTLRKQKSILECVIVSTCNRTEIYAVADQLHTGRYYIKSFLADWFSIDKEELSPFLSIRDGEAAVEHLFRVAAGLDSMVIGETQILGQVRDGFLESQKLDATGTIFNKLMKQAITFAKRCHSETDIGENAVSVSYAAVELAKKIFGGLQNKTILIVGAGKMGELTAKHLHASGGNEVLVINRTFEKAQEVAKKFHGIAHPFEDLENLLIRADIVISSTGASEFVITKKMAAPAIKKRKGLPLFMVDIAVPRDLDPELHDLESVFLYDIDDLEGIVESNLAERMKEAEKIEIMIEAEIVAFQSWISMLGVVPLISALREKALNIQAETMQSIERKLPDLTDRERKILSKHTKSIVNQLLRDPVTRAKEMAGEPGAEEQLQLFTEIFGLEDYLDKQKQLETAFAANVEEKSSLTDEVVPSAVVRT; from the coding sequence ATGCATATTCTAGTGGTTGGACTTAATTACAAAACGGCACCCGTAGAAATTCGGGAAAAAGTTTCTTTTCAGCCCGCTGAATTAACGGATGCGATCTCTACACTCCGAAAACAAAAAAGTATACTTGAATGTGTAATCGTTTCAACGTGCAACCGTACTGAGATCTATGCTGTTGCCGATCAGCTTCATACCGGAAGATACTACATCAAATCTTTTTTGGCGGACTGGTTTTCAATTGATAAAGAAGAACTTTCACCATTCTTGAGCATCAGAGACGGAGAAGCAGCTGTCGAGCATCTTTTTCGTGTAGCTGCTGGCTTGGATTCTATGGTGATCGGTGAAACACAAATCCTTGGTCAAGTAAGAGATGGGTTCTTAGAATCACAAAAACTTGATGCAACAGGAACTATATTTAATAAACTCATGAAACAAGCGATCACATTTGCGAAGAGATGTCATTCAGAAACAGATATCGGGGAAAATGCGGTATCTGTAAGTTATGCAGCTGTCGAACTCGCGAAAAAAATCTTTGGTGGCCTACAGAATAAAACCATTTTAATCGTAGGTGCTGGTAAGATGGGTGAGCTGACAGCGAAACATCTGCATGCGAGCGGTGGAAACGAAGTACTTGTAATCAACCGTACTTTTGAAAAAGCCCAAGAGGTAGCTAAAAAGTTTCATGGTATAGCTCATCCTTTTGAGGATCTTGAGAATTTGCTTATAAGAGCGGATATTGTGATCTCTTCAACAGGTGCAAGTGAATTTGTCATTACAAAGAAAATGGCCGCACCAGCTATTAAAAAACGTAAAGGTCTTCCATTGTTCATGGTAGATATTGCAGTACCTCGTGACTTAGATCCTGAGCTTCATGATTTAGAGAGCGTTTTTCTATATGATATTGATGACTTAGAAGGTATTGTAGAATCTAACCTTGCTGAACGAATGAAGGAAGCAGAAAAAATTGAGATTATGATCGAAGCTGAGATTGTTGCTTTCCAATCATGGATTTCAATGCTTGGTGTAGTACCGTTAATATCTGCATTGCGTGAAAAGGCATTAAACATACAAGCGGAAACCATGCAGAGCATCGAACGCAAACTACCGGATCTTACCGATCGAGAAAGAAAGATTTTAAGCAAACATACGAAAAGTATCGTGAATCAATTACTTCGTGATCCTGTGACAAGAGCCAAAGAGATGGCTGGCGAACCAGGAGCCGAAGAACAGTTGCAATTATTTACTGAAATCTTCGGACTAGAAGATTATTTGGATAAACAGAAGCAGTTGGAAACAGCATTTGCTGCAAACGTCGAAGAGAAGTCTTCACTAACAGATGAAGTGGTTCCTTCGGCTGTTGTAAGAACTTAA
- a CDS encoding cytochrome c biogenesis protein, giving the protein MNWIYDLTIVLYALSIIGYFIDFLQNNRKANRFAFWLLSIVWVLQTVFFVLRMLKDQRFPILTPSEGLFFYAWILVTFSVVMSRFFRVDFLVFFTNILGFLLVSIHLFAPTGQASAVLEKQLISELLIIHITMAFISYGAFSLSFIFSFMYLLQHGMLKRKKWSKRLQRFGSLSYLEKLSFRLNTIGVPLLLLSLILGVVWAFWKISDFTLLDAKVISSFIVLLVYSTYLYQKVGRGVQGKTLALWNTAAFLVVLINYFLASTFTEFHLWYK; this is encoded by the coding sequence ATGAATTGGATATATGATCTGACTATCGTTCTATATGCACTTAGCATCATAGGCTATTTTATAGATTTCCTTCAAAACAACCGGAAAGCAAACCGATTTGCTTTCTGGTTGCTTTCTATTGTCTGGGTACTTCAAACGGTCTTTTTTGTGTTAAGGATGCTGAAAGATCAAAGGTTTCCTATATTAACACCCTCAGAAGGCTTGTTTTTTTATGCATGGATCCTCGTGACGTTCTCGGTGGTCATGAGCAGATTTTTCCGGGTTGATTTTTTAGTGTTTTTTACGAACATTCTTGGTTTCTTGCTCGTTTCGATCCATTTATTTGCTCCAACAGGGCAAGCTAGCGCAGTGCTTGAGAAACAGCTGATTTCAGAACTATTAATCATCCATATTACGATGGCATTCATCTCATACGGAGCTTTTTCACTCTCTTTTATATTCTCCTTCATGTACCTGCTTCAACATGGCATGTTGAAAAGAAAGAAATGGAGCAAAAGGTTGCAGCGTTTTGGGAGTCTATCTTACTTAGAGAAACTTTCTTTTCGATTGAATACGATCGGAGTGCCGTTGCTTTTGCTTAGTCTAATATTAGGAGTCGTATGGGCATTCTGGAAAATAAGTGACTTTACACTTCTTGATGCCAAGGTCATCTCGTCATTTATTGTCCTTTTGGTTTACAGTACTTACCTCTATCAAAAGGTTGGAAGAGGTGTACAAGGTAAAACGTTAGCGCTTTGGAACACTGCGGCATTCTTAGTCGTTTTAATCAACTACTTTTTAGCGTCGACGTTCACTGAATTTCACCTTTGGTATAAGTAA